The following proteins are co-located in the Rubidibacter lacunae KORDI 51-2 genome:
- a CDS encoding cation:proton antiporter, giving the protein MEGFSLTLQIVIAVFAGIGAQVLGETLKVPSIVFLLLSGLLLGSEGLGLLRPSELGVGLESLVALSVAIILFEGGLNLSLRDLGRVSSSLRNLVTLGTGLTLAGGGMAAHWLGEFPWQLAFLYASLVVVTGPTVIGPLLKQVAVDKQVATLLEGEGVLIDPVGAILAVVVLDTILNSNADAVVDVLVGLALRSAIGIGLGIAGGSLLGLALRRLNFLSEDLKNLVVLAGVWGLFGLSQMLQSESGLMTTVVAGIVLRDFSVPEERMLRRFKGQLTLLCVSVLFVLLSADLSVASIVALGWGSVLTVLVLMLLVRPLSVWLCTFNSNLHWRQKLFVAWVAPKGIVSASVASLFAILLTQRGYNGGDSLKAIVFLTIMMTVFAQGLTARWVANWLQITSEEATGAVIVGCNPLGRLVGRLFQEQGESVVMIDTDPDACALAEADNLPVFQSSALNADVLHEAGIGSVGTFLAMTSNGEVNSVLAQRAVEEFQPPRVFAVLPQSMPTAANGVKTKVNSAFVARLPIKTWNQYLTEGQMKLGRTVLGGEGLSFQQAHLQALIRAGELLPLLLRRSGRLQIARATEAWQQDDELVYILHDPRPKLLKRLSGSSSTSRLALEKLPEVEEVPLAAPTDKYPPVADPQL; this is encoded by the coding sequence ATGGAAGGATTCTCGCTGACCCTGCAGATTGTCATTGCTGTCTTCGCCGGGATCGGCGCGCAGGTGCTGGGCGAAACCTTAAAGGTACCGAGCATTGTTTTTCTGCTGCTATCCGGACTCTTGCTTGGATCGGAGGGACTCGGACTGCTTCGACCGTCTGAGCTGGGTGTAGGGCTCGAGTCCCTCGTGGCGCTGTCGGTCGCAATCATTTTGTTCGAAGGGGGGCTCAACCTGTCCCTCCGCGACCTCGGCCGCGTGTCGAGCAGCCTGCGCAATTTGGTGACGCTTGGGACCGGATTAACGCTGGCTGGAGGCGGCATGGCAGCGCACTGGTTGGGCGAGTTCCCTTGGCAGCTTGCCTTCCTCTATGCGTCGTTAGTGGTGGTTACCGGGCCGACGGTGATCGGGCCGCTGCTCAAGCAAGTTGCAGTCGACAAACAGGTAGCAACGCTGCTCGAAGGGGAAGGGGTATTGATCGATCCGGTTGGTGCCATTTTGGCGGTGGTCGTGCTGGATACGATCCTCAACAGCAACGCCGATGCAGTCGTCGACGTTCTAGTCGGGCTGGCACTGCGCTCGGCAATCGGGATTGGTTTGGGCATCGCAGGTGGCAGTCTGCTGGGGTTAGCGCTACGGCGGCTCAATTTTTTATCTGAGGACCTTAAGAACCTCGTTGTCCTGGCAGGTGTCTGGGGGTTGTTCGGACTCTCACAGATGCTACAAAGCGAGTCGGGTTTGATGACAACAGTCGTTGCGGGCATCGTTCTGCGCGACTTCTCAGTGCCCGAAGAGCGCATGCTGCGACGCTTTAAGGGTCAATTGACGTTGCTGTGCGTTTCGGTATTGTTCGTGCTGCTATCAGCAGATCTTTCGGTTGCCAGTATCGTTGCCCTGGGCTGGGGAAGCGTGCTGACGGTGCTCGTGCTCATGCTGCTCGTTCGGCCGCTGAGCGTGTGGTTGTGTACGTTTAATAGCAATCTTCACTGGCGGCAAAAGCTTTTCGTTGCATGGGTGGCTCCAAAGGGCATCGTATCGGCATCGGTGGCATCGCTGTTCGCAATATTGTTGACTCAACGCGGCTACAACGGCGGCGACTCGCTGAAAGCCATTGTTTTCTTGACCATTATGATGACCGTGTTCGCCCAGGGATTAACGGCGCGTTGGGTAGCAAATTGGTTGCAGATTACATCCGAGGAAGCTACTGGAGCCGTCATCGTCGGCTGTAATCCCCTGGGACGGTTAGTCGGACGTCTGTTTCAGGAACAGGGGGAATCGGTTGTGATGATCGACACCGACCCAGATGCTTGTGCCTTGGCTGAAGCCGATAACCTGCCGGTGTTTCAAAGCAGCGCGCTCAATGCTGACGTGTTGCATGAGGCAGGAATTGGCTCAGTCGGCACATTCCTGGCCATGACCAGCAATGGTGAGGTGAACTCGGTGCTAGCACAGCGAGCAGTGGAAGAATTCCAACCACCACGCGTATTTGCGGTTTTGCCCCAAAGTATGCCGACAGCAGCAAACGGCGTCAAGACCAAAGTCAATTCGGCGTTTGTCGCGCGACTGCCGATTAAAACTTGGAATCAATATCTCACCGAAGGGCAGATGAAGCTCGGTCGCACGGTGTTAGGGGGCGAAGGATTGTCGTTTCAGCAAGCTCACCTGCAGGCCCTGATTCGGGCTGGCGAGTTGCTGCCACTGCTGCTGCGGCGAAGCGGTCGCTTACAAATCGCAAGAGCGACAGAAGCGTGGCAGCAAGACGACGAACTTGTTTATATACTGCACGATCCGCGACCAAAACTACTCAAGCGGTTGTCGGGGAGTAGTTCGACCTCCCGGCTGGCGTTAGAGAAGCTACCTGAGGTCGAGGAAGTGCCCCTGGCTGCTCCTACGGACAAATATCCGCCAGTTGCCGACCCCCAGCTTTAG
- a CDS encoding Rrf2 family transcriptional regulator — protein sequence MKLTTRGHYSVKALLDLSLQVDGTPVSVKAIASRQDLPAPYLEKLLIELRQAGIVRSIRGARGGYQLARSPAEISVGEIFEAVGETVEPLPRHEPASSHAEDWVTLSLWRQLHRKLHEALHGVSLADLYYDARSWQAAQGEETNFVI from the coding sequence ATGAAACTGACTACGCGCGGACATTACAGCGTCAAGGCGCTGCTCGATCTAAGCTTGCAAGTTGATGGCACTCCAGTTTCGGTGAAGGCGATCGCCAGCCGGCAGGATTTGCCCGCTCCGTATCTGGAAAAGCTGCTAATCGAGTTGCGTCAAGCAGGGATAGTCCGCTCGATCCGTGGCGCCCGCGGCGGCTATCAACTGGCGCGATCGCCTGCCGAGATTTCTGTGGGTGAAATTTTCGAAGCCGTTGGCGAGACGGTCGAGCCGTTGCCACGACACGAGCCAGCATCCTCGCATGCAGAAGACTGGGTGACATTAAGTTTGTGGCGACAATTACATCGCAAGCTGCACGAAGCTTTGCATGGCGTGAGTTTGGCAGATCTGTATTACGATGCTCGGAGCTGGCAAGCTGCACAGGGTGAAGAAACGAATTTTGTGATCTAG
- a CDS encoding ArnT family glycosyltransferase produces MSRQAFAWDRARQRVRQRLDWSEGAWIVGLFIAAIALATVNLGGVPLRDWDEGIVAQVAREIWIAPSGSQHWLFPTLWGKPYLNKPPLVHNLVALAYRFGGSATAWTARFPGALLTALSVPLLYGVGCELFPTRRPALLAALVYLTTLPVIRHGRLAMLDGALTCFAILTLWCVLRSRRDARWSLGIGLGLSLMVLTKGIAGLLVGAILGAFVLWDTPRLFLSLSFWCGLTLGSAPAIAWYAAQWSRYAETFAETALWAQSAERIWSTVDEHAEPPWFYLLQMLRSLPWLVVAAWGLNLAGREHPWSWARLVMVWCGLYFTAVTLMSTKLYWYVLPIYPGLALAAGAALADLECRPAAQPYPKFWALGAAGLSLTAAVYGLHLVQTNNNGITGVVIAVACLALTQGMSALLLWRRDPQFIAILFWGTYVSLFVFFSTPAWLWELEEAFPVLPVAAEIHNLPVSEPVYIAPKERPSLSFYSGRRVMPVSADNACERWHAAEAGSHFLLDPETLAALQFESLPGREIGPKLVMVRKLSAVEDASIPVAQCQPG; encoded by the coding sequence ATGAGTCGTCAAGCATTTGCCTGGGACCGCGCGCGGCAACGGGTGCGCCAGCGACTGGACTGGAGTGAGGGTGCGTGGATTGTTGGATTGTTCATTGCCGCGATCGCGTTAGCCACAGTTAATTTAGGTGGCGTACCGCTGCGTGACTGGGATGAAGGGATCGTGGCGCAGGTGGCGCGTGAAATCTGGATCGCACCCTCCGGATCGCAGCACTGGTTGTTCCCGACGCTTTGGGGCAAGCCTTATCTCAACAAACCCCCGCTCGTCCACAATCTCGTCGCGCTTGCTTACAGATTTGGCGGGTCTGCAACAGCCTGGACGGCACGTTTTCCGGGAGCATTGCTGACAGCTCTGTCAGTGCCGTTGCTGTATGGAGTCGGGTGCGAGCTATTTCCCACAAGACGCCCGGCATTGCTCGCGGCACTAGTCTATCTGACGACGCTGCCCGTGATACGGCACGGTCGTTTGGCAATGCTGGATGGAGCGCTGACCTGCTTTGCCATCCTGACCCTGTGGTGCGTATTGCGATCGCGACGGGACGCACGCTGGAGTTTGGGTATCGGACTGGGGCTGAGTTTGATGGTGCTGACAAAGGGCATCGCTGGCTTGCTCGTCGGCGCGATCCTGGGGGCGTTCGTGCTGTGGGATACGCCTCGATTATTCCTCAGTTTGTCGTTCTGGTGCGGGCTTACGCTTGGTAGCGCACCTGCGATCGCATGGTACGCAGCTCAGTGGTCGCGCTACGCCGAGACGTTTGCAGAAACCGCACTCTGGGCGCAGTCAGCCGAACGCATCTGGTCAACAGTGGACGAACATGCCGAACCACCTTGGTTTTATCTGCTGCAGATGCTGCGTTCGTTGCCGTGGTTGGTAGTGGCAGCATGGGGACTGAATCTGGCGGGGCGGGAGCACCCGTGGAGTTGGGCGCGGCTAGTCATGGTGTGGTGCGGGCTCTACTTCACAGCAGTTACATTGATGTCCACAAAATTGTACTGGTACGTGCTGCCGATCTATCCTGGGCTAGCTTTAGCAGCTGGAGCGGCACTCGCGGACCTCGAGTGCCGCCCGGCAGCCCAACCTTATCCCAAGTTCTGGGCGCTAGGGGCAGCAGGATTGAGTTTAACGGCCGCAGTTTACGGTCTACACCTAGTGCAAACCAACAACAATGGCATTACCGGGGTTGTTATCGCCGTGGCGTGTCTGGCACTGACACAAGGGATGTCGGCATTATTGCTCTGGCGTCGCGATCCGCAATTTATTGCCATACTCTTTTGGGGTACTTACGTGTCGTTATTCGTCTTTTTTTCTACCCCAGCTTGGTTGTGGGAGTTAGAGGAAGCGTTCCCGGTGCTTCCCGTTGCCGCAGAGATCCACAATCTACCTGTATCGGAGCCCGTGTACATTGCGCCGAAGGAACGACCGTCGCTCAGTTTCTACAGCGGCCGTCGAGTGATGCCAGTATCGGCGGATAACGCTTGCGAACGCTGGCATGCAGCCGAGGCCGGCTCGCATTTCCTACTCGATCCGGAAACCTTGGCTGCCTTGCAGTTCGAGTCCCTGCCCGGTCGGGAGATTGGACCCAAGCTAGTCATGGTGAGAAAACTGTCCGCGGTAGAAGACGCATCAATTCCCGTAGCTCAATGTCAGCCGGGCTAG
- a CDS encoding NIL domain-containing protein — MKKRVTLTFPRDRVPVPITYRLAKDFNVAANIIRAHIAPNQVGKLVIELLGDIDAIEAAIDWMGSQGVSVSFASREILIDEDSCVDCGLCTGVCPSTALTLEPNSFKLLFTRSRCIVCEQCIPTCPVQAITTNL, encoded by the coding sequence ATGAAAAAGCGCGTCACCCTGACATTCCCGCGCGATCGCGTTCCAGTTCCCATTACCTACCGTTTGGCGAAAGACTTCAACGTTGCTGCCAACATCATTCGCGCCCACATCGCGCCCAACCAAGTCGGCAAACTCGTCATCGAACTCCTCGGTGACATCGACGCTATCGAAGCTGCAATTGACTGGATGGGCTCCCAAGGCGTCAGCGTTTCCTTTGCCAGCCGCGAAATTCTTATTGATGAGGATTCCTGCGTCGATTGCGGACTGTGTACTGGCGTTTGTCCCTCCACGGCCCTTACCCTCGAACCGAACAGCTTCAAACTGCTCTTCACGCGATCGCGCTGCATCGTCTGCGAGCAGTGCATTCCCACTTGCCCCGTCCAAGCCATCACCACCAACTTATGA
- a CDS encoding AbrB family transcriptional regulator → MATKKKKIELLTGEELLKKVDELGDLSKVEKARECGYYTVTKNNVERVNMMKFYNALIEAKGVELDSSGNGHGRGGRSASYRISVQSNGNLLIGSAYTKKMSLNPGDEFEITLGRKHIHLKQVGAGDDEE, encoded by the coding sequence ATGGCTACCAAAAAGAAAAAAATCGAGCTGCTGACCGGCGAAGAGTTACTCAAGAAAGTCGACGAGCTCGGCGACCTCAGTAAAGTGGAGAAGGCTCGAGAGTGCGGTTACTACACCGTCACAAAGAATAACGTCGAGCGCGTGAACATGATGAAGTTCTACAACGCGCTGATTGAAGCCAAGGGAGTCGAACTCGACAGTAGTGGCAACGGACACGGACGTGGAGGTCGTTCGGCCAGCTATCGCATCAGCGTGCAGTCGAATGGCAATTTGCTTATCGGCTCGGCGTATACGAAAAAGATGAGTCTTAACCCAGGCGACGAGTTCGAGATTACACTTGGTCGCAAGCACATCCACCTCAAACAAGTTGGGGCGGGTGACGACGAGGAATAA
- the cbiB gene encoding adenosylcobinamide-phosphate synthase CbiB produces the protein MHDAIAAAVILVGAAGLDFCLGDPQQWLHPVQVMGVTIAGGTRAILATCPGGSLQRLAGVLMGVCTIIGSGLVGWGAVRLAGVLHPSLAIAVEIVLLASCFALRTLRRAAGEVLEPLAAGDLPAARSQLSRYVGRDTADLDEPEILRAVLETVAENTTDGVTAPLFYGIVGMALPGVTGPALALAYKGASTLDSMVGYRYEPYRDLGWFSARFEDVLTWLPCRLTVLTIAMLGGRPRAVWQLCRRDAALDPSPNAGWSECAFAASLGVQLGGTNYYQGAATFKPRLGEPERAIAPETIERALDLARNCFLLWLGLAVAGAGVAASIQ, from the coding sequence TTGCACGATGCGATCGCGGCAGCAGTGATATTAGTTGGGGCAGCAGGATTGGACTTCTGTCTCGGCGATCCACAACAATGGCTGCATCCCGTCCAGGTGATGGGAGTAACAATTGCCGGCGGGACGCGCGCGATTCTCGCAACGTGTCCGGGGGGGTCATTGCAGCGACTGGCAGGTGTCTTAATGGGCGTATGCACCATCATTGGCAGCGGACTCGTGGGATGGGGTGCCGTGCGGTTGGCGGGAGTCTTGCATCCTAGCCTGGCAATTGCTGTGGAGATCGTGCTGCTCGCGAGCTGTTTTGCACTGCGGACTTTGCGGCGGGCAGCTGGCGAAGTGCTGGAGCCCCTGGCAGCAGGTGATTTACCGGCAGCGAGGTCGCAGCTGAGTCGATATGTCGGAAGGGATACGGCGGATCTGGACGAACCGGAAATACTTAGAGCGGTGCTGGAGACCGTGGCGGAGAATACGACGGATGGGGTGACGGCTCCCCTGTTCTACGGGATTGTGGGGATGGCACTGCCAGGCGTGACTGGCCCGGCGCTGGCGCTGGCTTACAAGGGAGCGAGCACCCTCGACTCGATGGTGGGTTACCGGTACGAACCATATCGAGATCTGGGGTGGTTCAGCGCGCGATTTGAGGATGTGCTGACGTGGCTGCCGTGCCGGCTGACGGTCCTGACGATCGCTATGCTTGGCGGGCGACCGCGGGCAGTTTGGCAATTGTGCCGTCGCGACGCCGCTTTGGATCCCAGTCCCAATGCCGGCTGGAGCGAGTGTGCATTTGCGGCTAGCTTGGGAGTGCAGCTCGGCGGGACGAACTATTACCAAGGTGCGGCGACGTTCAAACCCCGGTTGGGCGAGCCGGAGCGCGCGATCGCGCCGGAAACAATTGAGCGGGCCCTGGATCTGGCACGCAATTGCTTTTTACTGTGGCTGGGGCTGGCAGTAGCAGGTGCGGGGGTGGCGGCATCCATCCAGTAG
- a CDS encoding polyribonucleotide nucleotidyltransferase encodes MQELERSIPFSGRDIKVKIGLLAPQAGGSAIIESGDTTVLVTATRSSAREGIDFLPLLVDYEERLYAAGRIPGGFLRREGRPPEKVTLTSRLIDRPLRPLIAQWIRDDIQIVATTLSMDEQVPPDVLAVTGASLATILAGIPFQGPMASVRVGLVGDDFIINPSFDEIARGDLDLVVAGSPDGVVMVEAGANQLPEQDVIEAIEFGYEAASDLIQAQRELMAELDLEIPIETPPAVAPELETFIRDRATDDIEQVLKQFELSKPERDAALDAVKATVVGAIAELPEDAPAARGVAADAKAISKVFKGVTRSLMRQQIVRDKVRVDGRSLDQVRPINCRVGLLPKRVHGSGMFRRGLTQVLSVATLGTPSDAQDLADELHPNDEKRYLHHYNFPPYSVGETKPMRSPGRREIGHGALAERAIVPVLPPKEDFPYVLRVVSEVLSSNGSTSMGSVCGSTLALMDAGVPIVKPVGGVAMGLIKESEEVRILTDIQGIEDFLGDMDFKVAGTDAGITALQMDMKITGLPLNVVADAIRQALPGRLHILEKMTAVLATPRPEMSEFAPRLLSHKIDPDLIGLVIGPGGRTIKGITEQTGAKIDIEDDGTVTVSSSDSEGAKRALSIVKGMTRKVTEGDVCVGRVTRIIPIGAFVEIAPGKEGMIHISQLADYRVGKVEDEVAIGDEVVVKVRELDSKGRINLTRLNIHPDEAAAAREAAATA; translated from the coding sequence ATGCAAGAGTTAGAGCGCTCGATCCCCTTCAGCGGTCGGGACATCAAGGTCAAGATCGGCTTGCTAGCGCCGCAGGCAGGCGGATCGGCCATCATCGAGTCGGGCGATACGACCGTGCTAGTAACGGCAACTCGCAGCAGCGCCCGCGAAGGGATCGACTTTTTGCCGCTACTCGTTGATTACGAAGAAAGACTCTACGCCGCCGGTCGCATTCCCGGCGGTTTTTTGCGGCGCGAGGGGCGCCCGCCCGAGAAGGTAACGCTGACGAGCCGCCTGATCGACCGTCCGCTCCGCCCGCTAATTGCCCAGTGGATTCGCGACGATATTCAGATCGTAGCAACTACTTTATCCATGGACGAGCAAGTGCCGCCGGACGTGTTGGCGGTAACGGGAGCATCACTCGCAACTATCCTGGCTGGAATTCCGTTTCAAGGGCCGATGGCGTCCGTACGGGTCGGGCTGGTCGGTGACGACTTCATTATCAACCCCAGCTTTGACGAGATCGCGCGGGGCGACCTCGACTTAGTGGTCGCTGGGTCGCCAGACGGCGTGGTAATGGTCGAAGCCGGTGCCAATCAGTTGCCCGAGCAAGACGTGATCGAAGCGATTGAGTTTGGTTACGAAGCGGCGAGCGATCTGATTCAAGCCCAGCGAGAACTCATGGCTGAGTTAGATCTCGAAATCCCCATTGAGACGCCACCGGCCGTCGCGCCCGAGCTGGAGACATTCATCCGCGATCGCGCCACGGACGATATCGAGCAGGTCCTCAAGCAGTTCGAGCTGAGCAAGCCCGAGCGCGATGCAGCCCTTGACGCCGTCAAGGCAACTGTCGTTGGCGCGATCGCGGAGCTGCCCGAGGATGCGCCAGCTGCCCGAGGAGTTGCTGCTGATGCCAAGGCAATCTCAAAAGTGTTCAAGGGCGTGACCCGTTCGCTGATGCGCCAACAGATCGTCCGCGACAAGGTCCGAGTGGACGGCCGCAGCCTCGACCAAGTCCGTCCGATTAACTGCCGGGTTGGTCTGTTGCCCAAGCGCGTTCACGGTAGCGGTATGTTCCGGCGCGGTCTGACCCAGGTGCTATCGGTTGCCACCCTCGGCACCCCCAGCGACGCCCAGGATCTGGCCGACGAGCTGCATCCCAACGACGAGAAGCGCTACCTGCACCACTACAACTTCCCACCCTACTCGGTGGGCGAAACCAAGCCCATGCGCTCGCCCGGCCGCCGCGAAATCGGACACGGTGCCCTCGCCGAACGCGCGATCGTGCCGGTGTTGCCCCCCAAGGAAGACTTCCCCTACGTGCTGCGGGTCGTTTCTGAGGTGCTATCTTCGAACGGCTCGACCTCAATGGGCTCGGTCTGCGGTTCGACCCTGGCATTAATGGATGCGGGCGTCCCCATCGTCAAGCCAGTTGGCGGTGTGGCGATGGGGTTGATTAAAGAAAGTGAGGAAGTGCGGATCCTCACCGATATCCAAGGCATTGAGGATTTCCTCGGTGACATGGACTTTAAGGTGGCGGGGACCGATGCGGGCATTACAGCGTTGCAGATGGATATGAAGATTACCGGTCTGCCGCTCAATGTCGTCGCCGACGCGATCCGCCAGGCATTGCCCGGTCGCCTGCACATTCTGGAAAAGATGACGGCCGTATTGGCGACACCGCGCCCTGAGATGTCGGAGTTCGCACCGCGCCTTCTGTCGCACAAAATCGACCCCGACCTGATCGGTCTGGTCATCGGGCCCGGCGGGCGCACGATCAAGGGCATCACCGAGCAAACGGGAGCCAAGATCGACATTGAAGATGACGGAACGGTTACCGTGTCGTCTTCAGATTCGGAGGGTGCCAAGCGCGCTCTGAGTATCGTTAAGGGCATGACGCGCAAAGTGACCGAAGGCGATGTTTGTGTAGGACGCGTCACGCGCATCATCCCGATTGGAGCGTTTGTGGAAATTGCCCCGGGCAAAGAGGGCATGATCCACATTTCGCAACTCGCCGACTATCGCGTTGGTAAGGTCGAAGATGAAGTTGCGATCGGCGATGAGGTGGTCGTGAAGGTCCGCGAACTCGACAGCAAGGGCCGCATTAACCTTACGCGTCTCAATATCCACCCAGATGAAGCCGCTGCTGCACGCGAGGCGGCCGCAACCGCTTAG